From Stenotrophomonas maltophilia, a single genomic window includes:
- a CDS encoding CBS domain-containing protein, which translates to MTTVRQLLDGKSPEVHAVAPDAAVIDAIRLMAEKGIGAVLVMDGPRLVGILSERDYARKIVLRDRSSRDTAVAEIMTAQVVTVSPGEQVEHCLQLVTDFRIRHLPVVEGAQVLGVISIGDLVKSVIDAQRRELDQLQQYIVAG; encoded by the coding sequence ATGACCACGGTACGGCAACTGTTGGACGGCAAGTCTCCTGAAGTACACGCAGTCGCACCGGATGCGGCGGTGATCGATGCGATCCGGTTGATGGCGGAAAAGGGTATCGGCGCGGTGCTGGTGATGGATGGGCCGCGACTGGTCGGGATCCTGTCCGAGCGCGACTACGCACGCAAGATCGTGCTGCGGGATCGTTCGTCGCGCGATACGGCGGTGGCCGAGATCATGACGGCGCAGGTGGTGACGGTGTCGCCGGGCGAGCAGGTGGAGCACTGCCTGCAGCTGGTGACCGATTTCCGTATCCGCCACCTGCCGGTGGTGGAGGGCGCGCAGGTGCTGGGGGTGATTTCCATCGGTGACCTGGTGAAGTCGGTGATCGATGCACAGCGCAGGGAGCTGGATCAGCTGCAGCAGTACATCGTGGCGGGATGA
- a CDS encoding Hsp33 family molecular chaperone HslO encodes MTANSDSLIRFLLPDAGVRGVHVRLQATWQEILSHAQYPDTAAELLGEACVASALFTGHTKIDGRLSIQLRSSTALRTLFAECTAAGTLRGIAQLSDGADAPRDLSSLGDDALLAITIENPGLDPREPQRYQSLVGLTAPELDEAFEDYFRQSEQLPTRLLLAADRTGAAGLLLQKLPGDEGDEDGWARASALFETLGKAELLATPAEQLLHRLFHEEKPELMGSKPLSFACSCSRERVASMLQSLGEDEARAAAEATNAVEVRCEFCGREYHFPLTEFGILFHGAEGTVPAPERLQ; translated from the coding sequence ATGACCGCCAACTCCGATTCCCTGATCCGCTTCCTGCTGCCCGACGCTGGCGTCCGTGGCGTCCACGTGCGCCTGCAGGCCACCTGGCAGGAGATCCTGTCCCACGCCCAGTACCCGGATACCGCTGCCGAACTGCTCGGCGAGGCCTGCGTGGCCTCGGCGCTGTTCACCGGCCACACCAAGATCGATGGCCGCCTGTCGATCCAGCTGCGCAGCAGCACCGCCCTGCGCACCCTGTTCGCCGAATGCACCGCCGCAGGTACCCTGCGCGGCATCGCCCAGCTCAGCGACGGTGCCGACGCGCCGCGCGACCTGTCCAGCCTGGGCGATGACGCCCTGCTCGCGATCACCATCGAGAACCCGGGCCTGGACCCGCGCGAACCGCAGCGCTACCAGAGCCTGGTCGGCCTGACCGCACCGGAACTGGACGAAGCCTTCGAGGACTACTTCCGCCAGTCCGAACAGCTGCCCACCCGCCTGCTGCTGGCCGCCGACCGCACCGGCGCCGCCGGCCTGCTGCTGCAGAAGCTGCCGGGCGACGAAGGTGACGAGGACGGCTGGGCCCGCGCCAGCGCCCTGTTCGAGACCCTGGGCAAGGCCGAACTGCTGGCCACCCCGGCCGAGCAGTTGCTGCACCGCCTGTTCCACGAAGAGAAGCCCGAGCTGATGGGCAGCAAGCCGCTGTCCTTCGCCTGCTCCTGCTCGCGTGAACGGGTCGCATCGATGCTGCAGTCGCTGGGCGAGGACGAAGCCCGTGCCGCCGCCGAGGCCACCAACGCGGTCGAGGTTCGCTGCGAATTCTGCGGGCGCGAGTATCACTTTCCTTTGACGGAGTTCGGCATACTGTTCCACGGTGCCGAGGGGACTGTGCCGGCACCTGAACGGCTTCAGTAA
- the mtgA gene encoding monofunctional biosynthetic peptidoglycan transglycosylase, which translates to MGAAGEQHKVEAGADVPRRRRWRWKRLLWLPVLLAAFSCLQVLVLRFIDPPGSMVMLWRYGEALGEADWSYRLHYQWRDLDQMAPSLPISLVAAEDQRFPDHNGFDLQAIEKARDHNAKGGRLRGASTISQQVAKNLFLWQGRSWVRKGLEVWYTVLIEALWPKERILEMYANIAEFGDGVYGAQAAAQKFWGKDAARLSPAESARLAAVLPAPRRYNAAAPGPYVQRRAAWIQRQARQLGGAAYLSEE; encoded by the coding sequence ATGGGGGCAGCGGGAGAGCAGCACAAGGTCGAGGCCGGGGCGGACGTGCCTCGGCGCAGGCGCTGGCGCTGGAAGCGGCTGCTGTGGCTGCCGGTGCTGCTGGCCGCCTTCAGCTGCCTGCAGGTACTGGTACTGCGGTTCATCGATCCGCCCGGGTCCATGGTGATGCTGTGGCGCTACGGCGAGGCGCTGGGCGAGGCGGACTGGTCCTATCGGCTGCACTACCAGTGGCGCGACCTGGACCAGATGGCGCCCAGCCTGCCGATCTCGCTGGTGGCGGCGGAGGACCAGCGCTTTCCCGACCACAATGGTTTCGACCTGCAGGCCATCGAGAAGGCGCGCGACCACAACGCAAAGGGGGGCCGCCTGCGCGGTGCCAGCACGATCAGCCAGCAGGTGGCCAAGAACCTGTTCCTGTGGCAGGGCCGCAGCTGGGTCCGCAAGGGCCTTGAGGTCTGGTACACGGTGCTGATCGAAGCGCTGTGGCCGAAGGAGCGCATCCTGGAGATGTACGCCAACATCGCCGAGTTCGGTGATGGCGTGTATGGCGCGCAGGCCGCGGCGCAGAAATTCTGGGGCAAGGACGCGGCTCGGCTGAGCCCGGCCGAAAGCGCGCGGCTGGCGGCGGTGCTGCCGGCACCACGGCGCTACAACGCGGCGGCGCCGGGGCCCTATGTACAGCGGCGTGCGGCATGGATCCAGCGCCAGGCGCGGCAGCTGGGTGGGGCGGCGTACCTGTCGGAGGAGTGA
- a CDS encoding glycosyltransferase family 2 protein, translated as MTRERLTFVIAAYNEALALPLLHPRLCAVLDGMPDIEGHILYVDDGSHDDTWPVIAGLAQADARVSALKLSRNFGKEAALTAGLDLVREGAAMILDADGQDPPELVPQFVARWREGHDNVYGTRMARDGEAWVKRATAAMFYRVMGRLSRTPIPADTGDFRLLSPRALSALREMRERHRFMKGLFSWVGFKRVAVPYHRHARVAGTSKFSLWRLWNFALEGITGFSTVPLRAATYLGLATAAVAFVFGLWVIVKAALYGDRVAGWPTMMAVILFLGGVQLIALGLIGEYLGRLYEESKQRPLYLVDAWLASTVADSALQPTLGGQADDHGTATVGRQVS; from the coding sequence ATGACCCGTGAACGGCTTACTTTTGTCATCGCCGCCTACAACGAGGCCCTGGCACTGCCGTTGCTGCATCCGCGGTTGTGCGCGGTGCTGGATGGCATGCCCGACATCGAAGGCCACATTCTGTATGTGGACGACGGCAGCCACGACGACACCTGGCCGGTGATCGCCGGCCTGGCCCAGGCCGATGCGCGGGTCTCGGCGCTGAAGCTCTCGCGCAACTTCGGCAAGGAGGCCGCGCTGACGGCCGGCCTGGACCTGGTGCGCGAGGGGGCGGCGATGATCCTCGATGCGGACGGCCAGGATCCACCGGAGCTGGTGCCGCAGTTCGTCGCGCGCTGGCGCGAGGGGCACGACAACGTCTATGGCACGCGCATGGCCCGCGATGGCGAGGCCTGGGTCAAGCGCGCCACGGCGGCGATGTTCTACCGGGTGATGGGGCGCCTGTCGCGCACGCCGATCCCCGCCGACACCGGTGACTTCCGCCTGTTGTCGCCTCGCGCGCTGAGCGCACTGCGCGAGATGCGCGAGCGCCATCGGTTCATGAAGGGCCTCTTCAGCTGGGTCGGGTTCAAGCGGGTGGCCGTGCCCTATCACCGCCATGCGCGCGTGGCCGGCACCAGCAAGTTCAGCCTGTGGCGGCTGTGGAACTTCGCCCTGGAGGGCATCACCGGTTTCTCGACCGTGCCGCTGCGGGCCGCCACCTATCTGGGGCTGGCAACGGCGGCGGTGGCCTTCGTGTTCGGCCTGTGGGTGATCGTCAAGGCGGCGCTGTATGGCGACCGGGTGGCGGGCTGGCCGACGATGATGGCGGTGATCCTGTTCCTGGGCGGGGTGCAGCTGATCGCGCTGGGCCTGATCGGCGAGTACCTGGGGCGGCTGTATGAAGAGTCCAAGCAGCGCCCGCTGTACCTGGTTGACGCATGGCTAGCATCCACCGTGGCAGACTCGGCCCTGCAACCCACCCTCGGAGGGCAGGCGGATGACCACGGTACGGCAACTGTTGGACGGCAAGTCTCCTGA